DNA from Petropleomorpha daqingensis:
GCGAGCAAGGCCAAGGTCTTCGCCCAGTCGTGGGACCAGGCGCTCTCGCCGACTGCGGCCGAGTCGCTCCTGGACAACATCGCGAAGCTGTTCCAGCTGTCCATCACGCCCCAGCAGTTCGCCGACAGCATGAACCAGGTCATCGGCAAGTGACCGCCCTGGCACCACCCGCCGTGTCGTCGGCGCAGACCTCGCGGTCCGCGCCGGCGGCCGGCGGCCACGGCCGCGTGTGGTGGATGGTGCTGCCGGCCCTGATCATGTTCGCCGGGTTCGGGATCATCCCCCTCCTCGGCGTTCTGGGCCTCAGCTTCACCACCTGGGACACCCTCGGCGTCATCAAGCCGAGCGGCTTCGACAGCTGGCACCAGGTGCTCACCGACCCCGGGCTGCCGCACGCGCTCTGGGTGACCTTCGAGATCATGGCGCTGTCGTGGCTGTTCCAGACGCCCGTGAGCATCCTCATCGGCGTCTTCCTCGCCGGTAACCAGCGCTACCGCGAGTTCCTCGCGGTGCTGTACTTCATCCCGCTGCTGCTCTCGGCCGCGGCGATCGCCATCACCTACAAGGCGCTGCTCGACCCCAACTTCGGGCTCGGCGCCGGCCTGGGGCTGGGCATCCTGCAGCAGAACTGGCTGGGCGAGAGCGGACTGGCGCTGGCCACCGTGGTCTTCGTGGTCTCCTGGCAGTTCATCCCGTTCCACTCGCTGATCTACCAGGGCGCCGTCCGGCAGATCCCGGTCTCGATGTACGAGGCGGCGCAGCTGGACGGCGCCGGCCGCGTGCGGCAGTTCTTCAGCATCACGCTGCCGCAGATCAAGTACACGATCATCCTGTCCTCGACCCTGATGGTCGTCGGCTCGCTGACCTTCTTCGACCTCATCTTCGTGCTGACCGAGGGCGGCCCGAGCGACGCCACCCGCTCGCTCGCCCTCGACATGTACAAGACCGGGTTCCAGGCGAACCTCATGGGCCCGGCCTGTGCGATCGCCACCATCCTCGTCGTCATCGGGCTCCTGCTGGCCCTGCTGCTGCGGCGGCTGGGCGGCCGGGGTGACGAGAGCCAGCTGGAAGGGGCCTGACGTGACGTCGGTCATCGCTCCCGAGGTGGGGCAGTCCGCGCAGGCGGAGCAGGGCCAGGGGCAGCCGCGGCGTCGGCGTCAGCCGAGCGGCGAGCGCAAGAACTGGCTCGGCGGTGCGGTCGGCTGGATCTGGCTGCTGATCGTGGTCATCCCTATCTACTGGATCGTCGTCACGAGCTTCAAGACCAGGGCCAGCTACTTCATCACCAACCCGTTCCTGCCCGGCAAGCCCACGCTGGAGAACTACAAGTTCGTCATCGATGCCGACTTCGCGTCGTACTTCGTCAACAGCGTGATCGTGACCCTCGGCGCCACGGTGCCGGCGGTGATCTTCTCGTTCATGGCGGCCTACGCGATCATCCGCGGCACCGGCGGCCGGTTCCTGGGGTTCACCAACTCGATCTTCCTGCTGGGCCTGGCGGTCCCGCTGCAGGCGGTCGTCATCCCGATCTTCCTGATCATCATCAAGCTGCGGCTCTACGACACCCTGCTGGCGATCATCCTGCCGTCGATCGCCTTCGCGATCCCGCTGTCGGTCCTGGTGCTGAGCAACTTCATCCGCGACGTCCCGCGGGAGCTGTTCGAGTCGATGCGCATGGACGGCGCCAGCGAGTGGACGATGCTCTGGCGGCTGGCGCTGCCGCTGACCCGCCCGGCGATCGTGACGGTGAGCATCTACCAGGGGCTGACCATCTGGAACAACTTCCTGCTGCCGCTGATCCTCATCCAGAGCCCGGAGCAGCGGCCGCTGCCCTTGGCGCTGTGGAACTTCCAGGGCCAGTACGGGGTCAACGTCCCCGCGATCGCGGCCTCGGTCGTGCTGACCACCCTGCCCATCATCGTGCTGTACGCCATCGGCCGCCGTCAGCTGCTCAGCGGCCTGACCGCCGGCTTCGGCAAGTGACGAGGAGTCAACCGTGAACCTGGGTCCGCTCGAGATCGGCCTGATCATCCTGGCCGTCCTGCTGCTGTTCGGTTACAAGAAGCTGCCCGACGCCTCGCGCTCGCTCGGCCGCTCGCTGCGGATCTTCAAGGGCGAGATGAAGGGCATGAAGGACGACGGCACTCCCTCGGCGACCCGGCCCGTCGTCGTCCCGGGTGAGGTCGACCTCGAGGCGGTGCGCCTGGACGAGCAGGCCCGCGCCGCCGAGGCACACGCTGCCGAGGCGCGGGCGCGGGCGGATGCCGCCCGCGCCTCGGTGTCCGACCCGATCCGCTGACAGGGACGCCGGGGGAGGGTCGACATGGCCGCCGGCCGGAAGCGTCGGCCGCCGCGTGATGCGGCGGCGACGATGAGCCTGATCGCGCACCTGCGCGAGCTGCGCAACCGGATCGCGCTGGCGCTGCTGTTCATCGCGATCGCCACCGCGATCTGCTTCTGGTGGTACGACCACGGTCTCGGTGCATTCATCCGCGCGCCCTACTGCGCGGTGCCCTCGGACCAGCGGGCGCTGGGCGGGTCCGGGTCGGATTGCGCGCTGCTGATCACCGACGTGTTCGGTGGTGCGCTGATCCGGCTGAAGATCGCGTTCATCGCCGGCATCGTGCTCTCGGCCCCGTTCTGGCTGTTCCAGATCTGGCGGTTCATCACCCCCGGCCTCAAGCAGAACGAGAAGCGCTACGGGCTGACCTTCGTCGCGGCCTCCTCGGCGCTGTTCGCCCTGGGTGCGGTGCTGGCCTACTACTCGCTCAAGGCGGGGCTGACCCTGCTCATCGGCCTGGCCGGCAACAACGTGGCCGTGGCGCTGACCGCGCAGGACTACCTCGGGTTCGTGGTCAGCGTGCTGCTGGCGTTCGGGGTCTCCTTCGAGGTCCCGCTGCTGGCGGTCGCGCTGAACCTCGTGGGCGTCCTGACGTACGCGGTGCTGAAGAAGTCGCGGCGGTGGATCTTCTTCCTGACCATCGTGTTCGCCGCGTTCATCACGCCCACCCAGGACCCGTTCACGATGCTGCTGATGGCGCTGCCGATGTGCCTGCTGTTCGAGGCGGCCATCCAGATCGCCCGGGTGGTGGACAAGCGCCGGGCCCGCCGTGCCGACGTGGAGTCCTTCCACGACGTCGGCGACGACGAGGCCTCCCCGCTGGACGCCACCCCGTCGTCCCTCGACGAGCCCGTCGGTCAGCGATAGGGGAGCGACGATGTTCGACTCGATCGGCTGGGGCGAGATCGTCGTCCTCGCCCTGGCCGCGCTGTTCATCTTCGGCCCTGACCGGCTGCCCGGCCTGGCCAAGGAAGCGGCCACCGCGCTCAAGCACATCCGCTCGGCGATGCGCGACGTCCGCGGGCAGGTCAGCGACGACCTCGGCGACGAGTTCGCCGACCTGCGCGAGCTCGACCTGCGCAAGTACCACCCGAAGACCTTCCTGCGCGACCAGCTGCTCAAGGACGACTGACCCGCTCGCCCGATCGGGCGTTGACCGCCGCTCCCGGCTGCCGCAGGCTGCTGGGAGCGCTCCCGAGCCGTCGTCCCCGTCTGAACGAGGAGAGAGATCCGTGACCCTTCCCGGCACCCCCGACCCCGCCGGCTTCCCCGCCGACTTCCTGTGGGGCGCGGCGACCGCGGCCTACCAGATCGAAGGCGCGGCCGACGAGGACGGGCGCGGTCGCTCGATCTGGGACACCTACAGCCACACCCCGGGCCGGGTGCGGGACGGCGACACCGGCGACGTGGCCGCCGACCACTACCACCGCTGGCGGGACGACGTGGCGCTCATGGCCGAGCTCGGCCTGCGCTCCTACCGGTTCTCCGTCGCCTGGCCGCGCATCCAGCCGGGTGGCAGGGGGCCGGTCAACCAGAAGGGCCTCGACTTCTACCGCGGCCTGGTCGACGAGCTCAACGATCGGGGCATCGAGCCCTGGATCACGCTCTACCACTGGGACCTGCCGCAGGAGCTCGAGGACGCCGGCGGCTGGCCGGTGCGGGACACCGCGGAGCGGTTCGCCGACTACGCCGACGTCGTCGCGGAGGCGCTCGGTGACCGGGTCCGCTACTGGACGACGCTGAACGAGCCGTGGTGCTCGTCCTTCCTCGGCTACGCCAGCGGCGCCCACGCCCCCGGCCGGCACGAGCACGACGCCGCGGTCGCCGCCGTCCACCACCTGCTGCTCGGGCACGGGCTCGGCGTCCAGGCGCTGCGGGCCCGCGGCGCCGAGCAGGTCGGCATCACGCTCAACCTGGCGCCGATGACGCCGGTCGACGACCACCCCGCGGTGGCCGACGCGGTCCGGCGCGCCGACGGCTGGCAGAACCGGATCTTCCTCGACCCGCTGCTGCGCGGCAGCTACCCCGACGACGTCCGCGCCGACCTGGCCGGGGTCACCGACTTCTCCTTCGAGCAGGACGGCGACGCCGCGACGATCGCGGCGCCGCTGGACCTGCTGGGCGTGAACTACTACCAGACCCAGGTGGTCAGCACGTCCCCGATGCCGGGCACCAACCTGGCCGCGCTCGGGCCGACGGAGACGCCGCTGACCGCGATGGGCTGGGGTGTCGACCCCGAGGGGCTCGGCGACCTGCTGCGCCGGCTGCAGCGCGACTACGGCGACCTGCCCCTCTACGTCACCGAGAACGGCTCGGCCTACGAGGACGTGGTGACGGCGGACGGGGCCGTCCACGACGCCGAGCGGACCGCCTTCCTCGCCGCCCACCTGGCCAGCGCGCAGCAGGCGATCGCCGACGGCGTGCCGCTCAAGGGCTACTTCGTCTGGTCGCTGATGGACAACTTCGAGTGGGCGCACGGCTACAGCAAGCGGTTCGGCGTCGTGCACGTCGACTACGCCACCCAGCAGCGCCGGGTGAAGGACAGCGGCCGCTGGTACGCCGACTTCCTCCGTGCGCACCGCGACCGATCGGGATACTGACGCGGTGACCGCCCCGACCGACCGCCCCACGCTCGACCAGGTGGCCGAGCGCGCGGGCGTCGGCCGCGGCACGGTGTCGCGGGTCATCAACGGCTCGCCGCAGGTGTCCGCGCACACCCGGCAGGCGGTCGAGGCCGCGGTGGCCGAGCTCGGCTACGTGCCGAACCTCGCCGCGCGGGCGCTGGTGACCCGGCGGACCGACGCGGTGGCCCTGGTCATCTCCGAGAGCGAGGAGCGGGTCTTCAGCGAGCCGTTCTTCGCCGGGGTGGTGCGCGGGATCAGCGCGGGCGTCTCGGCCGCGGGGCGGCAGCTGGTGCTGGCCCTGGCGGCGGGGGAGGAGCGGCCGCTCGAGCGGTACCTGACCCCGCAGCACATCGACGGCGTGCTGCTGGTCTCGCTGCACGGCGACGACCCGCTGCCCGAGCTGCTGCGCACCCGCGGCCTGCCGGTGGTGCTCGGCGGTCGGCCGCCCAGCGGGTACGGGGGCGCCTACGTCGACGTCGACAACATCGGCGGCGCGCGGGCCGGGGTGGCGCACCTGATCGACAACGGCCGGAAGCGGATCGCGACCATCAGCGGTCCGCGCGACATGGGCGCCGGCCAGGACCGGCTGGCCGGCTACCGCGCGGCGTTGACCGCCGCGGGCCTGGCCGACGACCCGGCGCTCGTGGTCGAGGGCGACTTCAGCGAGGTCAGCGGGCTGCAGGCGATGCGGTCGCTGCTCGCCTGCCACCCCGACCTCGACGCCGTCTTCGCCGCGAACGACCTGATGGCCATCGGCGCGCTGCGGGCGCTGCGCGACGCCGGGCGCCGCGTGCCGGAGGACGTCGCGGTGGTGGGGTTCGACGACTCGCCGCTGTCCCGGGTGACCGACCCCCCGCTGTCGACGGTGCGCCAGCCGGTCGAGGAGATGGGCCGGGAGATGGCCGAGATGCTCCTGCGGCTCATCTCCGGCGTCGACGGGGACACCCACCAGTCCGCCGTCCTGCCGACCGAGCTGGTCGTGCGGGCGTCCTCGTAGCTAGAGGGCGACGGTCCGGCCGGCGCTGATCCGCGCCGCCGCGACGTCGATCCACGGCCCGCTGTCGTCGAGCCCCTCGGCCTGCGCGGCCGCGCGCAGGGTCGCGGTCGTCACCTCGATCGGCGCGCCCGCGGCGCGGTCGGCCGCGAGCTCGTAGACGAGCAGCGCCTTGAGCCGCTCCTCCAGCGGCAGCCCGTCCAGCGCGGTCCGCCAGTCGCTCGGCGTCGTCATGCGTCGTCCGGTGCCCGCGACGTGGTCGGACTACACCGGTCGCCTGCGTGTCGGCGGACCCGGCGACCCCGAACGTGTGACGACTTGAGAACGAACCTGTGCACCGCGTGTGCGAAACACGATCGGCCCCCTAAGGTTCTGATCCATGTGGCCCACGTCACAACTGTTGCAGGGTGAAACATGTTGACCGTCGACGGTCTGCACGTGACCTACGGCGGGGCCGTGCGGGCGCTGCGGGGGGTGACGCTGGAGATCCCCGACGGGGGTGTGGTCGCCGTGCTGGGCAGCAACGGGGCGGGCAAGACCACCCTGCTGCGCACGATCTCGGGCACCCTCGGTCTGCACAAGGGGCGGGTCGAGGCGGGCTCGGTGCGGCTCGGGGACGTCGAGCTGACCCGCCGCGATCCCGGGCAGACGGTCCGGACCGGGGTCGTGCAGGTCCCCGAGGGACGGCGGATCTTCGGCCGCCTCACCGTCGAGGAGAACCTCCGCGCCGGCGGGATGGGCAACCGCGACAAGACGGCGAAGGCGGCAGCGCAGCAGCGCGTCTACGACCTCTTCCCCGTTCTCGCCGAGCGCAAGGCGCAGCGGGGCGTGCTGCTGTCGGGCGGCGAGCAGCAGATGCTCGCGATCGGACGGGCGCTCATGGCCAGTCCCCGGCTGCTGCTGCTCGACGAGCCCTCGCTCGGTCTGGCGCCGCGCGTCATCGGTCAGATCGGCGAGGTGATCACCGAGATCAACCGCCAGGGGACGTCGGTGCTCCTCGTCGAGCAGAACGCCACCATGGCGCTCGGGGTCGCCAACGACGCCTACGTGCTCGACGTCGGCGAGGTCTCGCTGTCCGGCAACGCCGCGGAGCTGGCCCGCACCGACGAGGTCCGGCGGCTCTACCTCGGTCACGACACCGACGAGCCGGCCGCGGCCCGCCCCGTCAGGCCGCGGCGCACCCTCTCGCGGTGGACGGCATGAGCGAGGCGGTCGAGGTGGACGGGCAGATCCGCGCCGACCTCCCCCCGCTCGAGGTCGAGCACGTCAGCGTCCGGTTCGGCGCCATCAAGGCGCTCTCCGACGTCTCCTTCGCCGTCGCCCCCGGCGCCATCCACGCCGTCATCGGCCCGAACGGGGCCGGCAAGTCGACGATGTTCAACGTCCTGTCCGGCGTCTACAAGGCAGCGGAAGGCCAGGTCCGGTTCGGCGACGCGCGGCTGGACAGGATGCGGCCGTACCAGATCGCGGACGTCGGTGTGGCACGGGCGTTCCAGAACATCGCGTTGTCCGGCGCCCAGTCGGTGGCGGAGAACCTGATGCTCGGCCGCCACCACCTGACCCGCGCCGGGTTCCTCTCCGCGGGGTTGCGGCTGCCCCGCGCGACCCGGGAAGGGCGCCGGCACGGCGAGCGGGTGGCCGAGATCGCCGAGTTCCTCGACCTGGGCGACAAGCTGCACACCCCCGTCGGGGTGCTGTCCTACGGGGACCAGAAGCGGGTCGAGGTGGCCCGGGCGCTGTGCACCGAACCGCGGCTGCTGCTCCTGGACGAGCCGGTGGCCGGCATGAACGCGGAGGAGACGGAGCGGATGGCCGACGCCATCCGCGAGATCCGCTCCGCGCTGGGGATCTCGATCATCCTCGTCGAGCACGACATGGGCATGGTCATGTCGCTGGCCGACCGGGTGACCGTCCTCGACTTCGGCCGGCTGATCGCCGACGGCACACCGGCCGAGGTGCAGACCGATCCCGAGGTCATCCGGGCCTACCTGGGGTCGGGCAACGAGACCGATCCCTCCCTCGTCGCTGCCGACGCACCCACCGACCCTCCGGAGAGCCGCCCGTGACCCAGTTCCTCTCGCTGCTGCTCAACGGGATCTCGCTGGGCACGATGTACGCCCTCATCGCCCTCGGCTTCGTGATCATCTTCAAGGCGAGCGAGGTCGTGAGCTTCACGCACGGCTCGCTGCTGCTGCTGGGCGCCTACTCGATCGTCCGGTTCGCCGACCTGTGGGGGTTCTGGGCGGGCACGCTCGCCGGCGTCGTCCTCACCGGCCTGGTCGCCCTGGTGATCGAGCGGCTGGTCATCAACCCGTTGCGCGGTGCGCCGGTGATCAGCCTGGCGATCGTCACGATCGGTGTCGACATCATCCTGCTCACCGACCTGACCCGCCGGATCGGCTCGGACATCCTCAACGTGCCCCACCCGTGGGGTGGCCAGGTCTTCCGGATCGGCTCGGTCGGGATCAGCCTGAACCGGGCGCTGGCGATCCTCGTGGCCGCGGTCCTGATCACCGCCTTCTTCCTCGCCTTCAAGTACTCGTCCTGGGGCGTGGCCATGCGCGCCTCGGCCGAGGACGGCGAGGCCGCGGCGCTCATGGGCATCCGGCAGGGCCGCGTGTCGATGGTCGCCTGGGTGGTCGCCGGCGCGCTGGCGGCGGTGGCGGCGCTCTTCCTCGTCGGCGCGCCGACGCCCGGGGTCAGCCCCGCCGTCTACACCGTGGCGCTCGGTGCCTTCCCGGCGGCCATCCTGGGCGGCCTGGACTCGACCGGAGGAGCGTTGGTCGGCGGGCTGCTCATCGGGATCACCGAGTCGCTGGCCGCCGGCTACCAGGGGCAGCTGCTCTTCCTGGGCCGCGGCTTCAGCGCGGTCATCCCGTACATCGTCATGCTCGTCGTCCTCCTGGTCCGGCCATCCGGGCTGTTCGGCACCAAGGAGCTGACCCGTGTCTGAGGCGACTGCGCAGGCCCCGAGCGCCCGGGCCCGCTCCACGACGACCCGCCGTCCGGCCCGGTCGTGGCTGCGGCCGGTCGTCCTGGCCGTGCTGCTGATCGTGCTGCTCGTGCTGCCGCTCTACATCGAGGAGTTCTGGCTGCGCACCGGGTTCGCCGTCTTCGGCGCGGCCGTGGGTGCGATCGGGCTGAACCTGCTGGTGGGCACCAGCGGGCAGCTGTCGCTGGCCCACTCGTTCTTCCTCGCGGTCGGGGCGGTGACGTACACCTTCGTCTCCGGGGAGTCCGGCGGGCTCGGCGTCGCCGACCTCAAGGGGCTCGGGTGGCCCCCGCTCGTGGGCATGGTGCTCGGCGTCGTCGTCGCGGGCGTGGCCGGCCTGCTGTTCAGCCCGGTCGCGGCCCGCCTGCGCGGCATCTACCTCGGCGTCGCCTCCCTGGGCCTGGTCTTCATCGGCCTGCACGTGCTCAACAGCTGGACGTCGGTCACCGGCGGCTTCAACGGCCGCCGCGTCCCGGAGTTCTCGCTGTTCGGCTTCCACTTCGCCAGTCGTGACCCGCAGCTGTTCGTGCTGGGCATCCCCTTCCGGGAGGCGGAGCGGCTGTGGTACCTCGGCCTGGTCATCGCGCTGGCCGCCTACCTGTTCGCCCGCAACCTCCTGCGCAGCCGTCCGGGTCGGGCGCTGCAGACGCTGCGCGACAGCGAGGTCGCCGCGTCGGTGATGGGCGTGAACGTGCAGGCCTACAAGGCGCGCGTCTTCATGGTCAGCTCGATGTACGCCGGGCTGTCGGGCGTGCTCTACGCGCTCTCGATCGGCAGCATCGCCCCGGAGTCGTTCGGCCTGTTCGTCTCGATCCAGTACCTCGCGATGATCGTGCTCGGCGGGCTGGGCTCCGTGGGCGGAGCGGTGCTCGGCGCGGCCTTCGTCACCGCGCTGCCGCTGATCTTCCAGCGCTACGCCGACGCCATCCCCTTCGTCACCAGCGCCGGCGGCTCGGGGCTGGCGGCCGGCGAGGCGGCCCGCTACCTGTACGGCGCGGCGATCGTGCTCGTGATCATCTTCCTGCCCGGTGGCCTGGCCGGCATCCCGCAGCGCTTCCGGCGCCGGCGCGCCGGCCCTCCTGCCGAGCCGCCGTCGGCCCGAGCGCCCGAGTCTTCCCCGCAGTCCGTCCCGTCCGACCGTCCAGTGCAAAGGAGCACCCCCAGATGAGGATCGAGAAGTTCCCCCGGGCCGCGGCGGTGATCGCAGCTGCCGTGGTCGTGGCCGCCACCGGTTGCAGCACCAAGGCGGACAACGGCTCCAGCAGCGGAGGGGGGAGTTCCGGTGACGTCGCCACGGACGTCGGCATCGAGGGCAAGACCATCAGCCTGGGTGTCCTCACCGACCTGACCGGCGTCTTCGCCGCGCTCGGCAAGGACATCACCAACGCGAACACGCTGTACTGGTCCGACCACAAGGTGTGCGACACCTACGACGTGAAGCTGAACGTCCAGGACACCGGCTACGTCCCGCAGACCGGCGTCCAGCTCTACAGCTCGATCAAGGACAGCATCCTCGCGATGCAGCAGACGATCGGCTCACCGATCAACACCGCGCTGGCCCAGGACTACGAGGCCGACCAGATCGTCAACTTCCCCTCCGCCTGGGGCGAGACGCTCACGCAGATCCCCGGCACCGGCGTCCTCGGGCCGACGTACGACGTCGAGATGTCCAACGGTTACGACTACCTCTTCAAGCAGGGGCTGCTGAAGGAGGGCGACACCGTCGGCCACATCTACTTCGAGGGCGAGTACGGCGCGACCGGCCTCGCCGGCACCAAGAAGGTCGCCGAGGAGAAGAACCTCAAGGTCGTCGAGGCCCAGATCAAGTCCACCGACCAGGACATGAGCGCGCAGGTCAGCCAGTTCGCGGCGGCCGGCGTGAAGCTCATCGCCCTGACCGTGGCCCCGACGCAGACCGCGTCGGTGGCGGCGGCGGCGCAGGCCCAGGGGCTCGACGTGCCGATCCTCGGCAGCAACCCGGTCTACGCCCCGGGTCTGCTGCAGGGCCCGACGGCGCAGTGGCTGAAGGACCACCTGTACGTCGCGGCTCCCATCGGCACCTTCGAGAACCACGAGGACATCCTCGACGCCTACAAGAAGGCCTACCCCGACGTCGCGGCCCCCAGCGCCGGCGGTGTGCTGCTCGGCTACGGCATGTCCACGGTGATGAACCAGGTGCTCGACAAGGCCTGCGACAACGGCGACCTGACCCGCAAGGGCGTGCTCGACGCGTTCAACGGCCTGACCAACATCGACACCGGCGGCCTCATCGTCCCGATCGACGCCTTCAAGCTCGGCCAGTCGCCCAGCTTGCAGAGCTACATCGAGCAGCCGGCCGACGTGCCCGGCGGCGCGAAGATCGTGCAGGACGCGTTCGAGGGGCAGTTCGCGGAGAGCCTGGCCGGGAGCTGACCGGCGCCGCGGGCGGCGCCTCCCGGTTTCCGGGAGGCGTCGCCCGCGGTCACAGCCGGCCCAGCCGGGCCGGGCGCACCAGCCGGAGCGTCAGCAGCGCGGTGGCTCCACCGGCCACCACGAGGGGCAGCCAGTCCGCGGTCCGGTGGGCGGTCGCCGTCACCAGGTAGGGAGCGGCGAAGCCGAGATACGCCACGGCCAGGAAGGCGGCCGTCAACGCCCCGCGCCGGGTGGGGGCGGCCAGCCGTCCGGTGAGCGTCAGCCCGGCGGCGAGGCAGAGACCGCCGCCGGCACCGAAGAGAGGGGCGGCGGCGACCAGCCAGGCCAGCGCATCGGTCGCCACGAACAACGCCGCGCTCGCGCACCCGGCGGTCCCGAGCGCGGTGCCGACGACGGCCGCCCAGCTGCCGAGACGGCGTTGCGCGGGGGCGACCAGTGCACCGGCGCCGAGCGTGACCCCGGCGAGCGCCCCGACGACGGCCACCCCGGTGCCCGGCAGCGTCCCCAGCAGCGGCACGGCCGACACGATCGTGCTCGGGAAGGCGTAGACGCACACCGCTACAGGGGCCAGGACGCCGGCCGCCAGCCCGACGTCGCCCTTGCGGATCAGCGGATCCGGGGAGGGGAGGTGGCCGCCGACGCGCGTCCGGCGATGGTTCGTCTCGGGCAGCCCGGCGGCGACGGCGACGCCGGTCCCCGCCACCGCCGCGTGCACCAGGTAGGGCAGCACGGTCGGTGCCGGCCCGAACTGCCCGAGCAGCCCGCTGGTCAGCGGTCCGAGCGAGAACCCCGCCGTCATGGCGAAGGCCGCGCGGCGGCCTCCCGCGCCCTCGCCCGACGCCGCGGACAGCTCGGCCACCCACGCGCTGCCGACGCTGAAGACGACGCCGCTGACCACGCCCTGCAGGAAGCGCGCGGCGAAGAGCAGGGGCACCGAGTCGCCGGCCGCCGCGAAGGCGAGGGAGGCCAGCACGGACAGGGCGATGCCGGGAAGGGCGACCGGGCGGCGGCCGAGCCGGTCGGAGAGCGGGCCGCCGACGAGCAGCGCGGGCACCAGACCCGCGGCGTAGCACCCGAAGAGCGCCGTGAGCACCTCAGGGGACAGCCCCAACCGGTCCCGGTAGATCAGCAGCAGCGGAACCGGCACGTTGGTGCCGGCCGCGACGGTGAACAGCGCGAGGACGCCCCGCCTCCACGGCACCGGCCCAACCTAGGACGTCGGCGGCCGCCCGGCCCGCTCAGGCCTCCAGAGCCTGCCAGGGTTCGGTGGTCCAGGGCCGGCGGGAGTGCTCGAGGTGCAACCGGCCGGGGGCAGCCTCGATGAGCTCGCCGAAGACGGTCGCGTAGACCATCCCGTCCTGCTCGTGGCGGACCACCAGCGCGCCCGGGTCGTCCTGCGGCGGCTCCTTGGCCACCAGGGTGCGCCAGCCGTCGGGGTGCACCGCCTCGCTGAACGCCGGCAGCCACCGGTCGGCCTTGCGGTCCTCCGGGCCGCCCGACGTGACCATCCACGTGCCCTCGGCGTGCTCGGTCACGGCCAGGCCCGCGCCGTCGAAGTCCCAGGTGGTCAGCCGGTCCGGCGCCGCGAGCACGAGCAGGAAGCTCGCCATGCCGTCGAGCGCGACGTGCTCCAGCCAGTCGGGACCGTGCTCGACGCCGAGCAGCGGCAGCACGCCGCGGCTGGGTGCGCCCGGGTCGGCGTCGCGCTTCTGGGGCCGGTTGAGCACCAGGGCGGTGACCCCGGTGCCGACATCGGTGGCGCACCAGGTGCCGCCCGCCGTCCGGTCGCGGCCGCCGACGACGTCGGGCTGTCCGGGCCACCAGCGGCCCGGGTCGTCGAACTCGCGGGAGGTCAGCTCGTCGCGCAGCGCCAGGATCCGCACCGGCGCTCCGGACACCCAGCGGACGACGACCGTGCACACGCTGCCGATCGTCCCAGGTGCGGACGACGCCCGCCCGTGCGCTACCGCCAGCGGCTGACCGTCGCCGACCAGCGGGAGAGCGACGACGTGCGGTGCTTGGTCCGCGCGGCTTCCTGGAGGAAGTCGGCGGGGCTGAGCCGGCAGCCGCTCGGGCAGTCGACCTCGACCGGGCGGCCGTCGATCCAGGCCACCGCGGTGGCGTGCCCGCAGCGCGGGCAGGTCTCCCAGGTGACCCGTTCGATCACGCCGCCCCCCGACACCGTCCATGCTGGATGGATTCAGCTGGTTCAGTGAAGGACCGGTCCGGACGCCTGTCAAACCGGGCGGTGGGGCCGGTGAGAACACCCTGGTGAGGCGTTCGGCGTGCCAGACTCCGCGACGTGGAGCGGCGAGTCACGCTGCAGGACGTCGCCGAGCGCGCCGGCACGTCCCGGACCACGGCGCACTACGTCCTCACCGGGCGCGACCGCGAGATGCGGATCGGGGAGGACACCCGGCGCCGGGTGCTGCGCGCGGC
Protein-coding regions in this window:
- a CDS encoding carbohydrate ABC transporter permease; this encodes MTALAPPAVSSAQTSRSAPAAGGHGRVWWMVLPALIMFAGFGIIPLLGVLGLSFTTWDTLGVIKPSGFDSWHQVLTDPGLPHALWVTFEIMALSWLFQTPVSILIGVFLAGNQRYREFLAVLYFIPLLLSAAAIAITYKALLDPNFGLGAGLGLGILQQNWLGESGLALATVVFVVSWQFIPFHSLIYQGAVRQIPVSMYEAAQLDGAGRVRQFFSITLPQIKYTIILSSTLMVVGSLTFFDLIFVLTEGGPSDATRSLALDMYKTGFQANLMGPACAIATILVVIGLLLALLLRRLGGRGDESQLEGA
- a CDS encoding carbohydrate ABC transporter permease, whose product is MTSVIAPEVGQSAQAEQGQGQPRRRRQPSGERKNWLGGAVGWIWLLIVVIPIYWIVVTSFKTRASYFITNPFLPGKPTLENYKFVIDADFASYFVNSVIVTLGATVPAVIFSFMAAYAIIRGTGGRFLGFTNSIFLLGLAVPLQAVVIPIFLIIIKLRLYDTLLAIILPSIAFAIPLSVLVLSNFIRDVPRELFESMRMDGASEWTMLWRLALPLTRPAIVTVSIYQGLTIWNNFLLPLILIQSPEQRPLPLALWNFQGQYGVNVPAIAASVVLTTLPIIVLYAIGRRQLLSGLTAGFGK
- the tatA gene encoding Sec-independent protein translocase subunit TatA; its protein translation is MNLGPLEIGLIILAVLLLFGYKKLPDASRSLGRSLRIFKGEMKGMKDDGTPSATRPVVVPGEVDLEAVRLDEQARAAEAHAAEARARADAARASVSDPIR
- the tatC gene encoding twin-arginine translocase subunit TatC, which encodes MAAGRKRRPPRDAAATMSLIAHLRELRNRIALALLFIAIATAICFWWYDHGLGAFIRAPYCAVPSDQRALGGSGSDCALLITDVFGGALIRLKIAFIAGIVLSAPFWLFQIWRFITPGLKQNEKRYGLTFVAASSALFALGAVLAYYSLKAGLTLLIGLAGNNVAVALTAQDYLGFVVSVLLAFGVSFEVPLLAVALNLVGVLTYAVLKKSRRWIFFLTIVFAAFITPTQDPFTMLLMALPMCLLFEAAIQIARVVDKRRARRADVESFHDVGDDEASPLDATPSSLDEPVGQR
- a CDS encoding twin-arginine translocase TatA/TatE family subunit translates to MFDSIGWGEIVVLALAALFIFGPDRLPGLAKEAATALKHIRSAMRDVRGQVSDDLGDEFADLRELDLRKYHPKTFLRDQLLKDD
- a CDS encoding GH1 family beta-glucosidase, with translation MTLPGTPDPAGFPADFLWGAATAAYQIEGAADEDGRGRSIWDTYSHTPGRVRDGDTGDVAADHYHRWRDDVALMAELGLRSYRFSVAWPRIQPGGRGPVNQKGLDFYRGLVDELNDRGIEPWITLYHWDLPQELEDAGGWPVRDTAERFADYADVVAEALGDRVRYWTTLNEPWCSSFLGYASGAHAPGRHEHDAAVAAVHHLLLGHGLGVQALRARGAEQVGITLNLAPMTPVDDHPAVADAVRRADGWQNRIFLDPLLRGSYPDDVRADLAGVTDFSFEQDGDAATIAAPLDLLGVNYYQTQVVSTSPMPGTNLAALGPTETPLTAMGWGVDPEGLGDLLRRLQRDYGDLPLYVTENGSAYEDVVTADGAVHDAERTAFLAAHLASAQQAIADGVPLKGYFVWSLMDNFEWAHGYSKRFGVVHVDYATQQRRVKDSGRWYADFLRAHRDRSGY
- a CDS encoding LacI family DNA-binding transcriptional regulator, whose translation is MTAPTDRPTLDQVAERAGVGRGTVSRVINGSPQVSAHTRQAVEAAVAELGYVPNLAARALVTRRTDAVALVISESEERVFSEPFFAGVVRGISAGVSAAGRQLVLALAAGEERPLERYLTPQHIDGVLLVSLHGDDPLPELLRTRGLPVVLGGRPPSGYGGAYVDVDNIGGARAGVAHLIDNGRKRIATISGPRDMGAGQDRLAGYRAALTAAGLADDPALVVEGDFSEVSGLQAMRSLLACHPDLDAVFAANDLMAIGALRALRDAGRRVPEDVAVVGFDDSPLSRVTDPPLSTVRQPVEEMGREMAEMLLRLISGVDGDTHQSAVLPTELVVRASS